The proteins below are encoded in one region of Virgibacillus dokdonensis:
- the rsmG gene encoding 16S rRNA (guanine(527)-N(7))-methyltransferase RsmG — MKREQIFQVLEEKGIKLTAYQKEQFSIYYTTLMEWNEKINLTGLTEEADVYLKHFYDSISAAFYFNFNHVQSICDVGAGAGFPSIPLKICFPHLEVTIVDSLKKRIGFLNELSTALSLEKVAFYHDRAENMGKNAAFRETFDVVTARAVARMSVLSELCLPLTKKQGTFLAMKGAKAGEEIELAKPAIEVLGGELKQMYTFTLPEEESERSIIEIYKARKTPKKYPRKAGLPNKEPIE, encoded by the coding sequence AGGAACAATTTTCCATTTATTACACAACATTAATGGAGTGGAACGAAAAAATTAACTTAACTGGTTTAACGGAGGAGGCCGATGTTTATTTAAAGCATTTTTATGATTCAATAAGTGCAGCGTTTTACTTTAATTTTAATCATGTGCAATCGATTTGTGATGTTGGTGCAGGAGCGGGTTTCCCTAGTATCCCGTTAAAAATTTGCTTTCCACATCTAGAAGTTACTATTGTTGATTCATTAAAAAAACGAATTGGTTTTTTAAATGAATTATCCACTGCTTTGTCGTTAGAAAAAGTTGCCTTTTATCATGACAGAGCCGAAAACATGGGCAAAAATGCAGCTTTTCGTGAAACTTTTGATGTAGTAACTGCAAGAGCGGTTGCACGTATGTCTGTATTAAGTGAACTTTGTTTGCCACTAACAAAAAAACAAGGGACTTTTTTGGCTATGAAAGGTGCAAAAGCAGGGGAGGAGATAGAATTAGCTAAGCCTGCGATTGAGGTTTTAGGTGGGGAATTAAAACAAATGTACACGTTTACTTTGCCTGAGGAAGAAAGTGAACGCTCCATTATTGAAATATATAAAGCAAGAAAAACACCTAAAAAATATCCACGAAAAGCTGGACTTCCAAATAAAGAGCCAATTGAATAG